DNA sequence from the Paraburkholderia azotifigens genome:
TGATGACAGGCAAATTGCATTGAGACCCGAGACGGCCCCGTTATAGTCCCGCTGTTCGTAGGCGCGGACTACCTGCGCTCAGTAGCACGAGGGGTAAGAGGGGTGAGTCGCTAAACTGCCTTGCAGTCGGGGGCAACTTCGTTGCGCGTTGCAACTTTCGAAAACACGACGTGCAGAGGTAGCACACATTCAGGCGAAGTTTATAGCTGCGGCGGTGTGTCGGGCGAAATCCACTCGCAGGAGTGGTGCGCAGCAAACAACGAGAGCGGACCTTCCGCTCCCGGACCTGGCGAATTCGATTGGGCAGTTAAAATCGGAAGGCGAGCACTTCGGCTCGCCCCGCAAAACGGTATCGAACTTACTGGATGCGAGCAGTGACGCCCGCGCCCCCGTTATTGCTTTTTGGCAGCGTCGACCTTGGCGTCTGCAGCCTTCTTGTTGGCATCGTTCTGCGCTTCGACTTTTTCCTTGTCTGCCTTTGCCTGCGCCACATTTGCGTCCTTCGCCGCTTCGTTTTTCTTCCGGTCAGCCTTCGCCTGTGCGTCATGCTTCTTCTTGTCGGCCTTTGACTGCGCTTTCATTGCATCGGTGTGCGCCTCGGAAGCCTCTTTCGGCGTTGTTGCCTTCTGCATTTTTGCCGCTTTCTGGTCAGCGTCCGCTTGAGCTGAGGCCTTGTCTTCATTCGCCGACGCCTGAGCCTTGTCCGCGTCGCTCTGCGCTTCGGCTTTCTTTTTATTTGCGGTAGCCTGTGCTTCACTCTTTTCGCTGTTCGCTTTCATTTGCGCCTTACTTGCGTCCGAAGGCGTTGCCGTCTGTGCGAAAACTGTGGTGACCAGCATGGCGGATGCAAGAGCTGCGACGATTTTCTTCATAGTATTCTCCCTTGAATATGCACCACGATCTGCAGTGCTGCTCGTGTAAACGTTAGGCGATTCTCCAACGTTGACCTTTTATGGTGACAAAGCGTAACCAGTCGGCACAATATGCAACCAGGCCGCTTCTGTGATGGTTACGAGGGGAGCCGAGATGCTTTGCCCTCGGGACTTTAAGGGACAGCGCGTGGACGCGCACCGATGTCGCGGAATTGTCCGCCGTTACATTCCGGAGTGCGCTGGTCGATCGTGATCTCGCACGCAGCGATGTGAGCCATGCTGCGTGCGGAGAGTTCGCTACGCCCGATTACACCTAGGGCTGAGCAAAGACGTCTGTGCGATTGAGTAGATTGCCCGTATTCGTTTGCACAAAAAACGGCAGGAAGCGCGAGCCCGCGGCGGCCAGGCCCTGATAGTCTCCGACGAATAAGCCTTCGGCATTGGGCGCAGTCTTGAGGTCGAATGAGCCCGCCAGATGTGTGTCGTCGCTAAACGTTGCCCCTCTGTCCGCCGAGGTCTTTTGCCAGATATCGGTCGGCAAGGTCGCAACGTTGCCGTCGGCAAGATTGCGAAAGTCGTAATACGTCACTGCCACGATCCCCGACGAGTTGACACGAATGCTCGGATTGAATGCTGGCCGTCCGGTAGCCGTATTAACGCGGGTTGGAGCGCTCCACGTGACGCCACCGTCGCTCGAAGTGGAAAGGGCGATTTCGTCGTAGTGGCCGCCATTGAAGCGGGAATCTTGCCAAACCACATACAGCTGGCCGGTTGTCGGATCGATGGCCGGCTCGGGGATGTCGTCCCCTGAACGCACCGCTTCACCCGTGTTCGGGTCGAACACCGAGACGGTCTGCAAACCGGTGATAATTGCAGGCTTCGTCCAAGTTGCGCCGTCGTCGGTCGATTTTATGAAAGCCACCTTGCCTGCTGACTTTGAGAATGGCGGAGTGATGAGGTTGAAGAAGTCATACAGCGTTCCGGTCTGCGAATTCACGACTATCTGATTGCCTATTGTCTGCTGCCGTGAAGGCACCGACACAATTACGGATGGCGGACTCCATGTGGCCCCGCCGTCGGTCGTCTTCGAAAACAGCGACGGCCCCCGAAAAGCGGCCGTACGCCTGTTTGCATATGGATTTGCATTCGGCAGTTCAAGGCGATCCCACACTGCATAGGCGACCCCTGCCGTGATCGGACTGGCCGTCACCGACTCCTTGTCATTGAAAAACTGCAAGCTGGGTTCGTTATTCGCGATGATGGTGCTCGGCTTGGCCCACGTCAGGCCGCCGTCTTTCGACACAGAGGCGAGCACCGCGTTACTGTTGTCGGACTGATTGAAGGAGATAGACACGGCGTACGCTGTTCCGTCGGGGCCTATCGACACCCAAGGATCGGACGCCCGCTCATAGTCAGTCCCGCCTGCGCATGCACTAAAGGGGAGTGCGGCCGGCTTGGCCCAGGTGTAACCGCCGTCGATTGACGAACTCGCGACCAGGCCATGTGCGCCGCCGTTGTCCCATCGGTCCTGTTGCCACACGCCGATAAGAGCCGAAGGGTTTCCGGGATTGGCGGCAATCCACGGCTCCACCTCCGCGTTCACGTAATTGGTCCCGGGGCCACCTATCGTGCAAGTGGCGAATATGCTCGGACCGGAGACGAGAACGGGTGCTGCCCGAACGGTGGAAATCGTTGTGAGCAGGACAGCAGCGAGCGGGATGCCGCTCAACAGTACACGAGGTTTGTGGCAACGCATGGAAGGCTCCTTTCCAATGTGGTCGGCAACAACTCAACGTAGCCTGCTGGCAGTTGCGAAAGACGCGTGCTGGCATGCTTCGCCTCGCCACTGAAAGATCACATCATCGGCGCGTCCTGTTTTGCGAACTCTTCGCTGACCAGCTCGCTACTGCGTGAGCGGCTACTCATCGCGAGCGCTGGTCACTGCCAGCGCTCGGTCAAGCAAAATGCTGATAGCGGATCGTCGTTCCTTTTAATCCAGAGTTTGCCTTGCGGATAACAGCGCCCCTCTTACAAGCGGTGTTTTGTCAGAGGTGTGGAATGGACTTTAGATTCTGGAAAACGACCTTGCGCGAGTTTTTTGTAACAACAGAAAGCGATATTCACTCTCATTCCCAGTGCGGGCGAAAGCAGACGCGACGGTCCGCGGCTGAGCCCTTATGGCTGTTCGGCAGTGCCCTCGGCCGATTGGCTCAGGCGGCATCGACGCTTGCGCTCGACGCAACCAACGATCTGAATGTCACGGGCGCGGTGGTTGGCGGTTCGACTGTCGTGCTTAACGCCGGACAGAATATCGGCGTGAAGGATTCGATCCCGTCGTCCAGCGACATGCATGCTGAATGCATAGACATGGTCCAACGGCTGAACAAGGTCGTACTCAGGCATCCGAAAAGTCTCGTGAGGTATCCGCTTCGGCCGCGAGCATCGACTGACGGCAGGTGGGAGCGGCGCAACGACACGCATAATTGGCGCGGATCTCGACTGTGATCTCCTCATCCACAGTCAGCCCACAGTCGATGAACAGTTCGTCGCCCGGTTTAATGTCGACGAGCGCATGAATGAAGACGCGCTGACCGGTCTCGATGGCCTCGCAGTTCGGGGGCGCACGTGTAGTTGATGAAGCGTGCGCTGTTGCCGCCACGGCTGCCGTCTATGTGTGCGCGCTGCATGTTGGGCGGCAGACCAACGGGTCGTTCGCGAGGTCACATCGACGGGAGTACGACCGGATAGTCAAGGTGGCTGATCACCTGTTTGACGCCCGGGACGCCTTGCGCCGCAATGCACGCGGCTTTGCGCTCCTCCTCACTAAGGATTACACCCCACAGGTGCACCTCACCTTCGTTGACGATCACCTGCCCTCGCGATAGCGCCCAGCGCTGGCCAGACATCGCATTCAAGATGGCCTCGCGTATCTCTTCATCGGCGCGTACGACCGGCTCCTGTTTGTTGTCGTGCGTGCTGCTTGCGAGCGCACGCACGAGGTCGGCGCGACTTACCAGACCTGTCACCTTGCCGCCTTCTAACACCGGAACGCGCTTGATGCGATGCCGCTCCAACAGAGATGCAACTTCCGAGAGAGGCGTGTCCTCGTTTACGGTGACGACGTCGACAGTCATCAGATCTTTCACCGTCTGAGCATGCTCTTTCACATACTCGCCAGCCAGTTCACGGCTAGATGCAAGAAACTCCAGCCACCAGGAGCGGCGCCGGCCGCCGGTGCCTATCTCGCCACGGTGCACCAGATCCCCCTCGCTGACAATGCC
Encoded proteins:
- a CDS encoding sialidase family protein, producing the protein MRCHKPRVLLSGIPLAAVLLTTISTVRAAPVLVSGPSIFATCTIGGPGTNYVNAEVEPWIAANPGNPSALIGVWQQDRWDNGGAHGLVASSSIDGGYTWAKPAALPFSACAGGTDYERASDPWVSIGPDGTAYAVSISFNQSDNSNAVLASVSKDGGLTWAKPSTIIANNEPSLQFFNDKESVTASPITAGVAYAVWDRLELPNANPYANRRTAAFRGPSLFSKTTDGGATWSPPSVIVSVPSRQQTIGNQIVVNSQTGTLYDFFNLITPPFSKSAGKVAFIKSTDDGATWTKPAIITGLQTVSVFDPNTGEAVRSGDDIPEPAIDPTTGQLYVVWQDSRFNGGHYDEIALSTSSDGGVTWSAPTRVNTATGRPAFNPSIRVNSSGIVAVTYYDFRNLADGNVATLPTDIWQKTSADRGATFSDDTHLAGSFDLKTAPNAEGLFVGDYQGLAAAGSRFLPFFVQTNTGNLLNRTDVFAQP
- a CDS encoding CBS domain-containing protein → MWARDVMTTSVIFATPEMSVLEVARLLVEHSVSAVPVTTADGKLIGIVSEGDLVHRGEIGTGGRRRSWWLEFLASSRELAGEYVKEHAQTVKDLMTVDVVTVNEDTPLSEVASLLERHRIKRVPVLEGGKVTGLVSRADLVRALASSTHDNKQEPVVRADEEIREAILNAMSGQRWALSRGQVIVNEGEVHLWGVILSEEERKAACIAAQGVPGVKQVISHLDYPVVLPSM